One genomic region from Prochlorococcus marinus CUG1433 encodes:
- a CDS encoding nuclear transport factor 2 family protein, with protein sequence MTRVISIEDLKGLFTKPYGTDAPTKQKWAEFYNENVIFTDPTQETEGLDSYVKAQEKLVKRCDDVFLETHAISITGDCGFVEWTMGLKIMGKEFIYPGTTRLLFGENGLIKEHRDYFDFCGPTFGPVPILGPFIRWLYSKFVS encoded by the coding sequence ATGACAAGAGTTATTTCTATTGAGGATTTAAAGGGATTATTTACTAAACCTTATGGCACAGATGCTCCAACAAAACAAAAATGGGCTGAATTTTATAATGAGAATGTTATTTTTACAGACCCAACTCAGGAAACAGAGGGCTTAGATTCTTATGTTAAAGCTCAAGAAAAGCTAGTTAAAAGATGTGATGATGTTTTTTTAGAAACTCATGCAATTTCCATAACTGGGGATTGTGGATTTGTTGAATGGACAATGGGTTTAAAAATTATGGGTAAAGAATTTATTTATCCTGGAACTACTCGTTTATTATTTGGTGAAAATGGATTAATAAAGGAGCACAGAGATTATTTTGATTTTTGTGGCCCAACTTTTGGACCAGTGCCTATTTTAGGACCTTTTATAAGATGGCTTTATAGTAAATTTGTATCTTGA
- a CDS encoding GNAT family N-acetyltransferase codes for MKEISLIKHSKGALGLRVFGLGPNLKPTNGLIKLQKLLDTNAFWAKNRTINDLKKCLANSDVVISLWVGKEIVGFGRALTDGIYRGVLWDIVIDQNHQGKGFGTLIVKNLLSSKKIKNTKKLYLMTTNKKLFYSQFDFIEVNSQNLLIREI; via the coding sequence ATGAAAGAAATATCTCTAATCAAACATTCTAAAGGAGCTTTAGGATTAAGGGTTTTTGGATTAGGCCCTAATCTTAAACCAACAAACGGATTAATTAAGCTACAAAAATTACTAGATACCAATGCTTTCTGGGCAAAAAATAGAACAATTAATGATCTAAAAAAATGTCTCGCTAACAGTGATGTCGTAATAAGTCTCTGGGTTGGTAAGGAAATAGTTGGTTTTGGTAGAGCTTTAACCGATGGGATTTATCGGGGAGTGCTTTGGGATATTGTCATAGATCAAAATCACCAAGGCAAAGGTTTTGGCACATTAATTGTAAAAAATCTTTTATCTTCAAAAAAAATTAAAAATACAAAAAAATTATATTTAATGACAACAAATAAAAAATTGTTTTATTCTCAATTTGATTTTATAGAAGTTAATTCTCAAAATTTATTAATTCGTGAAATATAA
- the secA gene encoding preprotein translocase subunit SecA yields the protein MLKLLLGDPNTRKLKRYQPIVEEINFLEDEISQLTDDELRKETQNLKSNISAELDFKKQKELLEEFLPKAFAIVREASKRVLDMRHFDVQLIGGMVLNECQIAEMKTGEGKTLVATLPCYLNALTGKGVHVVTVNDYLARRDAEWMGQVHRFLGLSVGLIQQDMNPVERKKNYDCDITYATNSELGFDYLRDNMATDISEVVQRKFNYCVIDEVDSILIDEARTPLIISGQVERPQEKYQKAAELSLALVKAKELSKDGIDPEGDYEVDEKQRSCILTDQGFAKCEEYLGVNDLYNPQDPWAHYITNALKAKELFIKDVNYIIKNDEAVIVDEFTGRVMPGRRWSDGQHQAIEAKESLKIQPETQTLASITYQNFFLLYPGLAGMTGTAKTEEVEFEKTYKLESTVIPTNQIRKRQDWSDQVFKTEIGKWKAVAKETAQIHRGGRPVLVGTTSVEKSELLSSLLSEEKIPHNLLNAKPENVEREAEIVAQAGRAGAVTIATNMAGRGTDIILGGNSDYMARLKLKEILIPLLVKPDNEHKPPIPKQRNSKSKGGFSIKAGSTLKKNISNSSTSLFPCKLDEAIEKKLSLLSDELVKNWGDRQLSVLELDDRIATAAEKAPTEDNLIKLLRESLSDVKKEYEKVLIHEEEKVREAGGLHVIGTERHESRRVDNQLRGRAGRQGDLGSTRFFLSLDDNLLRIFGGDRVANLMNAFRVDEDMPIESGMLTRSLESAQKKVETYYYDIRKQVFEYDEVMNNQRKAVYGERLRVLKGIDLKKQVIGYGERTMSEIVDAYINPDLPPEEWNIDQLISKVKEFVYLLDDLKSDDINLLSIEELKNYLQEQLRIAYDLKESQIEKIRQGLMREAERFFILQQIDNLWREHLQSMDSLRESVGLRGYGQKDPLIEYKNEGYDMFLEMMTNMRRNVIYSMFMFQPKTGMDNKN from the coding sequence ATGCTAAAACTTTTGTTGGGAGATCCGAATACACGAAAGTTAAAGCGCTATCAACCAATAGTGGAAGAGATAAATTTCTTAGAAGACGAAATTTCGCAATTGACTGATGATGAGCTTAGAAAAGAAACTCAAAATCTTAAATCAAATATTTCAGCAGAATTAGATTTTAAAAAACAAAAAGAACTCCTGGAAGAATTTCTTCCTAAAGCCTTTGCAATCGTAAGAGAAGCAAGTAAACGTGTTCTTGATATGAGACACTTCGATGTTCAGTTAATAGGCGGAATGGTTTTGAATGAGTGTCAAATTGCTGAAATGAAGACTGGAGAGGGAAAAACTCTTGTAGCAACATTACCTTGTTATTTAAATGCTCTTACGGGGAAAGGTGTTCATGTTGTTACGGTAAATGATTATTTGGCTAGAAGGGATGCAGAGTGGATGGGACAAGTTCATCGCTTTTTAGGTTTATCTGTTGGTTTGATTCAGCAAGATATGAATCCAGTTGAGAGAAAGAAAAATTATGATTGTGATATAACTTATGCCACAAATTCAGAATTAGGATTTGATTATTTAAGAGATAATATGGCTACCGATATTAGTGAGGTAGTTCAAAGAAAATTTAATTACTGCGTAATTGATGAGGTTGATTCAATATTAATTGACGAAGCAAGAACGCCTCTGATCATTTCTGGCCAAGTTGAAAGACCACAAGAAAAATATCAAAAAGCTGCAGAATTATCTCTGGCATTAGTCAAAGCAAAAGAATTAAGTAAAGATGGTATTGATCCAGAAGGCGATTATGAAGTTGATGAAAAACAGAGAAGTTGTATCTTAACTGATCAGGGTTTCGCAAAATGTGAAGAGTATTTGGGAGTTAATGATTTATACAATCCTCAAGATCCTTGGGCGCATTACATAACTAATGCTTTAAAAGCTAAAGAATTATTTATAAAAGATGTGAATTATATTATTAAGAACGATGAGGCTGTCATAGTTGATGAATTTACTGGTAGGGTAATGCCAGGAAGACGTTGGAGTGATGGACAACATCAGGCAATAGAAGCGAAAGAGAGTCTTAAAATTCAGCCTGAGACTCAAACATTAGCATCAATAACTTATCAGAATTTTTTTCTTTTATATCCTGGTTTAGCAGGAATGACAGGAACTGCAAAAACTGAGGAGGTTGAATTTGAAAAAACTTATAAATTAGAATCAACAGTTATACCGACAAATCAAATAAGAAAGAGACAAGATTGGTCTGATCAAGTATTTAAGACAGAGATCGGTAAATGGAAAGCCGTTGCTAAAGAAACTGCACAAATTCATAGAGGGGGTAGACCTGTTTTAGTTGGTACAACAAGTGTTGAAAAAAGTGAATTATTAAGTTCACTTTTATCTGAAGAAAAAATTCCACATAATTTGTTAAATGCTAAGCCAGAGAACGTTGAACGTGAAGCAGAAATTGTTGCTCAGGCAGGAAGAGCGGGTGCTGTTACTATTGCAACTAATATGGCTGGAAGGGGAACAGATATTATTCTTGGCGGTAATAGTGACTATATGGCAAGGCTTAAATTAAAAGAAATTTTAATTCCTTTGTTAGTTAAGCCTGATAATGAGCATAAACCACCAATACCTAAACAAAGAAATTCAAAATCTAAGGGTGGTTTTTCTATAAAAGCTGGTTCAACTTTGAAAAAAAATATTTCAAATTCTTCAACAAGTCTTTTTCCTTGCAAATTAGATGAAGCAATCGAAAAGAAACTCTCTCTTTTATCTGATGAACTTGTTAAAAATTGGGGAGATAGACAACTTTCTGTCTTGGAGCTTGATGACAGGATAGCTACAGCTGCAGAAAAAGCACCAACTGAAGATAACTTGATAAAGCTTTTGAGAGAATCTTTGTCTGATGTAAAAAAAGAATATGAAAAAGTTTTGATTCATGAAGAAGAAAAAGTGAGAGAGGCTGGAGGTTTACATGTCATTGGTACTGAGAGACATGAATCAAGAAGAGTAGATAATCAACTTAGAGGAAGAGCAGGAAGACAAGGTGATCTTGGAAGTACAAGATTCTTTTTATCTTTAGATGATAATTTATTAAGGATTTTTGGAGGTGATAGAGTAGCAAATCTAATGAATGCTTTTAGGGTTGATGAAGACATGCCTATTGAGTCAGGAATGCTTACTAGGTCTCTAGAAAGTGCTCAAAAGAAAGTTGAAACATACTATTACGATATTAGAAAACAAGTTTTTGAATACGACGAGGTAATGAACAATCAAAGAAAAGCAGTTTATGGCGAAAGACTAAGAGTATTGAAAGGAATAGATTTAAAGAAACAAGTAATTGGATATGGAGAAAGAACCATGAGTGAAATTGTAGATGCTTATATTAACCCTGATCTTCCTCCTGAAGAATGGAATATTGATCAATTAATTTCTAAAGTCAAAGAATTTGTCTATTTATTAGATGATCTTAAATCTGATGATATTAATTTACTTTCAATAGAAGAATTAAAAAACTATCTTCAAGAGCAATTGCGAATAGCTTATGATTTAAAGGAATCACAAATAGAAAAGATTCGGCAAGGACTAATGAGAGAAGCTGAAAGGTTTTTTATTTTGCAGCAAATTGATAATTTATGGCGTGAACATCTTCAATCCATGGACTCCTTAAGAGAATCAGTTGGATTGAGAGGTTATGGACAGAAAGACCCTCTCATCGAATATAAAAATGAAGGATACGATATGTTTCTCGAGATGATGACAAATATGAGAAGAAATGTTATCTACTCAATGTTTATGTTTCAACCTAAAACTGGTATGGATAATAAAAATTAA
- the cysE gene encoding serine O-acetyltransferase: MLRTFKSDIEIIKERDPAARGILEIFLCYPGFQSIVIHRFTHKLWKLKIPLIPRFLSHLNRLMTGIEIHPGAKIGKRVFIDHGMGVVIGETAEIGNNCLLYQGVTLGGTGKSHGKRHPTLRENVVVGAGAKVLGSITVGSNTRIGAGSVVVRNVEGNSTVVGIPGRVVHQSGVKVNPLAHSALPDAEANVIKNLMDRIDSLENQILKLQKTLQCLANSESIDISKLGNAQNLKDKEIIEFLGDD; encoded by the coding sequence ATACTAAGAACTTTTAAATCAGATATAGAAATTATCAAAGAAAGAGATCCAGCTGCTAGAGGAATTTTAGAAATTTTTCTATGCTATCCAGGCTTTCAATCAATAGTTATTCATAGATTTACTCATAAATTATGGAAATTAAAAATTCCTTTAATTCCTCGTTTTTTAAGCCATCTCAATAGGCTAATGACAGGAATTGAAATTCATCCTGGGGCCAAAATTGGTAAAAGAGTTTTTATAGATCATGGTATGGGAGTTGTCATTGGAGAAACAGCTGAGATTGGAAATAATTGTCTACTTTATCAGGGAGTGACATTAGGGGGGACTGGTAAAAGTCACGGGAAAAGACACCCAACCTTGAGAGAGAATGTTGTTGTTGGGGCAGGTGCAAAAGTTTTAGGATCCATAACAGTAGGATCTAATACCCGTATTGGTGCAGGTTCAGTAGTTGTTCGTAATGTAGAAGGGAACAGCACCGTGGTAGGGATTCCAGGCAGAGTTGTTCATCAAAGTGGGGTCAAAGTGAATCCACTTGCGCATTCTGCATTACCAGATGCGGAAGCTAATGTGATCAAAAATTTAATGGATAGAATAGATTCTCTTGAAAATCAAATTCTCAAATTACAAAAAACTTTACAGTGTCTAGCCAACTCAGAATCTATTGATATTTCAAAACTTGGTAATGCACAAAATCTTAAAGACAAAGAAATTATAGAATTTCTTGGTGACGATTAA
- a CDS encoding GntR family transcriptional regulator, which yields MRFHIQQESDIPASTQLYNQICFAIAARHYPPGHRLPSTRQLAMQTGLHRNTISKVYRQLEIDGVVEAIAGSGIYVRDNLTKRDLKKSIYSKGKISKPPDQEAKKAIDNFINLGCTLQEIREILTNEIDWRIKCGSKIIVSTPREDIGASMLIAEDLSPKINVPVEVIPMEELEKVLSSSNNGTIVTSRYFLQPLEKVAKQYGVRAVAVDLSDFQKELKILKELSAGSCVGIVSISPGLLRAAEVIIHSMRGSELMLMTAISDNSSRLLSLLKASNHIVCDGPSLSVVENTLLKNRSQLIRLPQIICAKNYLSVETINQLKKEIGVAIKQ from the coding sequence GTGAGATTTCATATTCAACAAGAAAGTGATATCCCAGCATCAACGCAACTATATAATCAAATTTGCTTTGCTATAGCAGCTAGACATTATCCTCCAGGTCATAGACTTCCAAGCACTAGACAACTTGCAATGCAAACTGGGCTCCATAGGAATACTATAAGTAAAGTTTATAGACAACTTGAAATTGATGGAGTTGTTGAAGCAATAGCTGGATCAGGTATTTATGTTAGAGATAATCTTACAAAAAGAGACTTAAAAAAATCAATCTACTCAAAAGGCAAAATTAGTAAACCCCCAGATCAAGAAGCAAAAAAGGCTATTGACAACTTCATAAATCTTGGCTGTACCTTACAAGAAATAAGGGAAATATTAACTAATGAAATTGATTGGCGCATTAAATGTGGATCAAAAATTATAGTCAGTACTCCTAGAGAAGATATAGGCGCCTCTATGTTAATAGCAGAAGACCTTTCTCCAAAAATTAATGTGCCCGTAGAAGTTATTCCTATGGAAGAATTAGAAAAAGTTTTAAGTAGTTCAAATAATGGAACTATTGTTACAAGCAGATATTTTTTACAACCTTTAGAAAAAGTTGCTAAGCAATATGGAGTTCGTGCTGTCGCAGTTGATTTGAGCGACTTTCAAAAAGAATTAAAAATACTCAAAGAATTAAGTGCTGGGAGTTGTGTAGGTATTGTCAGCATTAGCCCTGGTTTATTGCGAGCAGCAGAAGTTATCATACACAGCATGCGAGGTAGTGAATTAATGCTTATGACAGCGATCTCAGATAACAGCAGCAGATTATTATCGCTTTTAAAAGCTTCCAACCACATAGTGTGTGATGGACCTAGTTTATCAGTTGTAGAAAACACATTATTAAAAAATCGTTCTCAACTTATAAGGTTACCTCAAATAATATGCGCCAAAAATTATTTGAGTGTAGAAACAATAAATCAATTAAAAAAAGAAATTGGGGTTGCAATTAAACAATGA
- a CDS encoding translation initiation factor IF-3: protein MPPRPRFDRRAPVRELPNINERIKYPQLRVVDSDGKQLGVIDRLKALEIASQRELDLVLVSEKANPPVCRIMDYGKYKFEQEKKAKEARKKSHQTEVKEVKMRYKIDKHDYDVRIGQATKFLKSGDKVKCTVIFRGREIQHSNLAETLLLKMANDLEEQSEVQQKPKREGRNMIMFLSPRKTPLIKKDSE from the coding sequence ATGCCACCACGCCCACGATTTGACCGCCGCGCTCCAGTTAGAGAGCTCCCAAATATTAATGAAAGGATAAAATACCCTCAATTGAGAGTTGTTGATTCAGACGGAAAACAATTAGGTGTAATAGATAGATTGAAAGCATTAGAAATAGCATCACAAAGAGAACTTGATTTGGTTTTAGTTAGTGAAAAAGCAAATCCTCCTGTTTGTAGAATAATGGACTATGGAAAATATAAATTTGAACAAGAAAAAAAAGCAAAAGAAGCAAGAAAAAAATCTCATCAAACAGAAGTTAAAGAAGTTAAAATGAGGTACAAAATTGATAAGCATGATTATGACGTTCGAATTGGTCAAGCTACTAAATTTTTAAAATCGGGAGACAAAGTAAAATGCACTGTAATTTTTAGAGGCAGAGAAATTCAACACTCAAATTTAGCTGAAACACTTCTTTTAAAAATGGCTAATGATTTAGAAGAGCAATCAGAAGTGCAACAAAAGCCAAAAAGAGAGGGTAGAAACATGATTATGTTTTTAAGCCCCAGGAAAACTCCCCTAATTAAAAAAGATTCAGAGTAA
- the miaA gene encoding tRNA (adenosine(37)-N6)-dimethylallyltransferase MiaA: protein MTFHLPHVIVLIGPTASGKTELAIEIAEYFKTSIHNIDSRQTYKFMDIGTAKPSKNQQNRIKHYLIDIAEPINPINVKQFQEIAKKSITKEIRQNNLPFLVGGSGLYMNSITKGFFVPNVPPQNNLRRQLEDLGQKECWAMLKNCDPISTKKINYADHIRTIRALEVFYVTGKPLSKQKIQKPPEWKILELGLHRDNLKERILQRTKNMFLEGIVEETRDLISQYGKDLPALATIGYRESRDFLNNHLTIDEAIEQTAIKTIQFAKRQKTWFRNKNNPIWLNNKNLLKDAIIKIESFLG from the coding sequence ATGACTTTTCATCTACCTCATGTAATAGTTCTAATTGGACCAACAGCTAGTGGCAAAACAGAATTAGCAATTGAAATTGCAGAATATTTTAAAACGAGCATACATAATATCGATTCAAGACAAACTTATAAGTTTATGGATATTGGAACAGCCAAACCATCTAAGAATCAACAAAACAGAATAAAGCATTATTTGATAGATATTGCAGAGCCTATTAATCCAATAAATGTGAAACAATTTCAAGAAATTGCCAAAAAATCAATAACAAAAGAAATTAGACAAAATAATTTACCTTTTCTTGTTGGAGGAAGTGGTTTATACATGAACTCAATCACAAAAGGTTTTTTTGTCCCTAATGTCCCTCCGCAAAATAATTTGAGAAGACAATTAGAAGATCTGGGCCAGAAAGAATGTTGGGCGATGTTGAAGAATTGTGATCCAATATCAACAAAAAAAATTAATTATGCTGATCACATTAGAACAATAAGAGCTCTAGAAGTCTTTTACGTAACAGGTAAACCTTTATCCAAACAAAAAATTCAAAAACCGCCTGAATGGAAAATATTAGAGCTTGGATTACATAGAGATAATTTAAAAGAGAGAATTTTACAAAGAACAAAAAATATGTTTTTAGAGGGAATCGTTGAAGAAACTAGAGACCTTATTTCTCAATATGGGAAAGATTTACCAGCATTAGCAACTATTGGTTACCGTGAATCTAGGGATTTCTTAAATAACCATTTAACGATTGATGAGGCGATTGAGCAAACTGCCATAAAAACAATCCAATTTGCCAAAAGACAAAAAACATGGTTTCGTAATAAAAATAATCCTATTTGGCTTAATAACAAAAACCTGCTAAAAGATGCAATAATTAAAATAGAGTCTTTTTTAGGCTAA
- the gyrB gene encoding DNA topoisomerase (ATP-hydrolyzing) subunit B, translating to MSEDKRSNIISNDYGAEQIQVLEGLEPVRKRPGMYIGSTGPRGLHHLVYEVVDNSVDEALAGHCDHIEIVLRADGSALISDNGRGIPTDIHPRTGKSALETVLTVLHAGGKFGSGGYKVSGGLHGVGISVVNALSEWVNVTVFRDGCEFKQRFEKGLSKGELQTQKQSLKPLKTGTTICFKPDKTIFAGGIEFEYNVLSSRLRELAYLNGGVKIVFRDERNELSDGSFKEEIYLYQGGIKEYVQYMNSEKESIHPEIIYVDSEKENVYVEAALQWCSDVYSDNILGFANNIRTIDGGTHIEGLKTVLTRTFNNLAKKRGKRKDIEKNLAGENIREGLTVVLSVKVPDPEFEGQTKTKLGNTEVRGIVDSLIGEALTKYMEFNPGILDLILEKAIQSFNAAEAARRARELVRRKSVLESSTLPGKLADCSSRDPSESEIYIVEGDSAGGSAKQGRDRNFQAILPLRGKILNIEKTDDTKIYKNTEIQSLITALGLGIKGEEFDSSSLRYHRVVIMTDADVDGAHIRTLLLTFFYRYQRELVEKGYIYIACPPLYKVERGKNHKYCYNENQLKDTISDFGEKANYNIQRFKGLGEMMPKQLWDTTMNPQTRMMKRVEIEDALEADRIFNILMGDKVAPRREFIETHSSNLDMATLDI from the coding sequence ATGAGTGAGGACAAAAGATCTAATATAATCTCAAATGATTATGGTGCGGAGCAAATTCAGGTCTTAGAAGGTCTTGAACCAGTTCGTAAACGCCCCGGGATGTATATAGGTTCTACAGGTCCTAGGGGTTTGCATCATCTGGTATATGAAGTCGTTGATAATTCAGTTGATGAAGCACTCGCAGGACATTGTGATCATATAGAAATAGTTCTTCGAGCAGATGGCTCAGCTTTAATTTCTGATAATGGAAGAGGTATTCCAACTGATATTCATCCAAGGACTGGGAAAAGTGCCTTAGAAACTGTTTTAACTGTTCTGCATGCGGGGGGTAAATTCGGAAGCGGTGGCTATAAAGTTTCAGGCGGTTTGCACGGAGTAGGAATATCTGTAGTTAATGCTTTAAGCGAATGGGTAAATGTTACTGTTTTTAGAGATGGCTGTGAGTTTAAACAAAGATTTGAAAAAGGCTTATCTAAAGGTGAATTGCAAACCCAAAAGCAGTCTTTAAAGCCTTTGAAAACAGGAACAACTATTTGCTTTAAACCTGATAAAACGATTTTTGCTGGAGGAATTGAATTTGAATATAATGTACTCTCGTCTAGATTAAGAGAATTAGCTTATCTTAATGGTGGTGTAAAAATTGTTTTTAGAGATGAGAGGAATGAACTCTCAGATGGATCTTTCAAGGAAGAAATATATTTATATCAAGGAGGTATTAAAGAATATGTTCAATACATGAATTCAGAAAAGGAGTCTATTCATCCTGAAATAATTTATGTTGACTCTGAGAAAGAAAATGTCTACGTTGAGGCAGCTTTACAATGGTGTTCAGATGTATATTCAGATAATATTTTAGGCTTTGCAAATAACATTAGGACTATTGATGGAGGTACTCATATTGAAGGATTAAAAACAGTTTTGACAAGAACATTCAATAATCTTGCAAAGAAGAGGGGCAAAAGAAAAGATATTGAAAAAAATTTGGCTGGCGAAAATATTAGAGAGGGCTTAACTGTAGTTTTATCTGTTAAAGTTCCAGATCCAGAATTTGAAGGGCAAACAAAAACAAAATTAGGGAATACTGAAGTTAGAGGAATTGTAGATTCTCTTATTGGGGAGGCTCTTACAAAATACATGGAATTCAACCCTGGAATATTAGATTTAATTCTTGAAAAAGCAATTCAATCATTTAATGCAGCAGAAGCTGCTAGAAGGGCTAGGGAATTAGTCAGAAGAAAAAGTGTTTTAGAAAGTTCAACTTTGCCTGGAAAATTAGCAGATTGTAGTTCTAGAGATCCCTCAGAATCAGAAATTTATATTGTTGAGGGGGATTCTGCTGGAGGTTCTGCTAAACAAGGAAGAGATAGAAATTTTCAAGCTATTTTGCCTCTCAGGGGAAAAATTCTCAATATAGAAAAAACTGATGACACTAAAATATATAAAAATACTGAAATTCAGTCATTAATTACAGCTCTAGGGTTGGGCATAAAAGGAGAGGAGTTCGACTCCAGCTCCCTGAGATATCATAGAGTTGTCATAATGACAGATGCTGATGTTGACGGTGCCCATATAAGGACTTTATTGCTGACATTTTTCTATAGATATCAAAGAGAACTCGTTGAAAAAGGTTATATATATATTGCTTGCCCCCCTCTTTATAAAGTAGAAAGAGGTAAGAATCACAAATATTGTTATAACGAGAATCAACTAAAGGATACAATCTCAGATTTTGGAGAAAAAGCAAATTATAATATCCAAAGATTTAAGGGATTAGGTGAGATGATGCCAAAACAATTGTGGGACACTACCATGAATCCTCAAACTAGAATGATGAAAAGGGTTGAAATAGAAGACGCACTTGAAGCTGACAGAATATTTAACATACTAATGGGAGATAAAGTTGCCCCAAGAAGAGAATTTATTGAAACCCATAGTAGCAACTTAGATATGGCTACTTTAGATATATGA
- a CDS encoding CrcB family protein gives MDFRSIAFILCGSTFGLILRLFIQNNLKINLGFDIQNTSIVNFIASFFLGILVALNFIHNDLLFLFYIGFLGCFSTFSSFIYQLFILFKKKKFLRLVLHYIEVIVISFILFYLGYFLISVFIK, from the coding sequence TTGGATTTTCGTTCAATAGCTTTCATTTTATGTGGCAGTACATTTGGATTAATACTAAGACTTTTCATACAAAATAATTTAAAAATAAATTTAGGTTTTGATATTCAAAATACTTCAATAGTTAATTTTATAGCATCATTTTTTTTAGGGATTTTAGTGGCATTAAATTTTATTCACAACGACTTATTATTTTTATTTTACATTGGTTTTTTAGGATGTTTTAGTACATTTTCTTCCTTCATTTATCAACTATTTATCCTATTTAAGAAGAAGAAATTTCTAAGATTAGTTTTGCATTACATTGAAGTAATAGTTATTTCTTTCATTCTCTTTTATTTAGGTTACTTTCTTATTTCGGTTTTTATAAAGTGA
- a CDS encoding CrcB family protein yields the protein MKIKSFIYILLACYIGTLLRIFIDSNLIISIIGSFFVGIIVSKKLSFSSEKILLSGFFSCFTSYSGFIYFLYKIVNQGDWIKFIIFFNLILIVNLFAMYLGFWISRKIT from the coding sequence GTGAAAATCAAAAGTTTTATTTATATTCTCTTAGCTTGTTACATAGGTACTTTATTAAGAATATTTATTGATAGCAATTTAATTATTTCAATAATCGGATCTTTTTTCGTTGGTATTATTGTAAGTAAAAAGTTAAGTTTCTCAAGCGAAAAAATTTTATTAAGCGGTTTTTTTTCTTGCTTCACATCGTATAGCGGATTTATATATTTTTTATACAAAATTGTTAATCAAGGAGATTGGATAAAATTTATAATTTTTTTTAATTTAATCCTTATCGTAAATTTATTCGCTATGTATTTAGGGTTCTGGATAAGTAGAAAAATTACTTAG